In Erigeron canadensis isolate Cc75 chromosome 8, C_canadensis_v1, whole genome shotgun sequence, the DNA window GACTTTCCTGCTGCACATGCTATTTTTCAGCCTTATAGAGTTTCGGATCATAACCCATGCGTATTAAAACTCGATAATGTACAAAGAGAACGTCCAAAAGCGTTTAACTTCGCGAATTTTCTTATGCATAAAGAGGAGTTTCTGAACATAGTAAAAATTAGTTGGAACGAGAATATTGATGGCTGCAAAATGTACAGAGTAGTGAATAACCTTCGGACCTTAAAGCATCCGATGCGTAGCCTTCTTACAAGCAGGGAAATATTCATAATCGAGTTGCAGCTCTTCGTGAAGACCTTGACCGTACTCAAAAAGCAATTGACTCTGATCCTGGAAATGAGGGACTTCGTAAACAGGAAGCAGATATTCTAATGAACTTTAAAGCTGCTGTGCTTGATGAAGAACAATTTTTAAAGCAAAAAGTGAAGATTGATTGGCTTGAGGTTGGTGATTCAAATACTAAATATTTCCATAACTCCATGAAAGCAAAACATCATCGAAGTAGAATTGACAAGATTACTGATGTTCATGGGATCGATCATGAGGGGGGTGAAGTCCCAAAGGCCTTAGTTGCTCATTATGAATCGTTTCTTGGAATGCCAGGGCTAACGACAGAGTTTAATAGTGTAGGGGTCTTTGTTAATACTCTCGATAGTACCAAAGCTAATATGATGATCCAAGCCGTTACTGATGATGAAATTAAATCAGCTCTTTTTCTATCGATGACAACAAAGCTCTGGGTCCGGACGGGTACTCTTCtttgttttttaagaaaacatggGATATAACGGGGAAAGCTCTATGTCTTGTTGTTCACGACTTTTTCAAAATTGGTCGAATTCTAAAGGAAATAATTCAAAACTTTCTAGCTTTAATCCCGAAGGTACCCACTCCTTGATTGGTCACGGATTATCGACCCATTTCGTGTTGCGATGTAGTGTATAAATGcattaacaaaattatcacGAATAGAATCAAGGGTGGGCTGGATGATATCATTGACATCAATCAGTCAGCCTTTGTTTCTGGAAGACGTATTTCAGACAACATTCTTTTGACTCAAGGATTAATGCACAACTATCATAGGGAGATTGGTCATCCTCGATGTGCGTTTAAGGTTGATATACAAAAGGGGTATGACACAGTTGATTGGAAGTTCTTACGAGCGATCCTGATAGGATTTGGGTTCCATACCATTATGGTCGATTCGATCATGACATGTGTAACGAGTGCTTCATTCTCTCTTAGCATTAATGGTAATATTTATGGTTTCTTCAAAGGCGAGAGGGGGCTGAGACAAGGAGACCCGATGTCTCCTTATCTTTTTACACTAGTCATGGAGGTTCTTTCATTGATTCTGAAGAAGGCTATTCGAGAAACAGGATCGTTTAAGTTTCATAACCAATGTAAAAAAGATCaaattattaacatttgttttgtaGATGATCTCTTCCTATTTGCTCGTGGTGATTTGGCTTCGGTCAAAGTGCTCATGGAGGGTCTTGGTGTGTTTACCAAGGCATCTGGTTTGAATCAGGGTCTCTCAAAAAGCACGACGTTCTTTTGTAATATCCCTGATCATGTAAAACATGCCGTGATTGGTATTATGCCGTTTACTGAGGGACAACTTCCAATTCGTTACCTTGGAGTCCCACTTATCTCGTCTAGGCTTCTACATAAGGATTGTAAAGTCCTTGTTGAAAGAATGGAGGCCAGGATTAGCGATTGGAAAAACAAGTCATTGTCGTTTGCCAGAAGGTTACAACTCATTAACTCTGTTCTTTCATCTTTACATATTTATTGGGCATCGGTGTTTATTCTTCCTGCTAGTATTATTAATGACTTGGAAAAGAAGATGCGAAGCTTCCTTTGGTGTCAAGGGCCGATGTCTAAAGGTAAAGCAAAAGTGTCGTGGAAAGATTGTTGTTTGCCTAAAAATGAAGGTGGTCTTGGTATACGAAGAATTCGAGATGTTAATAAAGCCCTTATGATGTCTCGTTTTGGAGTGTTATTAACAAACGAAAGTCCTTGTGGGTGAATTGGATATACTCGAACAAACTTAATGGCAGAAATTTTTGGGATGTACCTCTTCGGGCAGGGAGTGAATGGGGTTGGAGGAAAATGCTACTCATGCGTGATGCTATCTGTCCTCATATCAAATACTACATGGGAAATGGACACTCGACATCTGCTTGGTACGATTCTTGGTTACCGATAGGTCCACTATGCAAATATATATCGCCAAGAGAAGTTACTTCAGCTAGATTCAGCCTAGAAGCAAAAGTGAGCGATCTGATCAATAATGGTAGCTGGCTATGGCCATCAGCTTGGTCCGATCTATTTCCAGTCTTAATTGGAATGAATGGTCCTATTCTAAATCGTGATGAGGAAGATACTATTTTTTGGATTGACAAGGATGGAAATGAGGTTTCGTATTCAGCTAGTAGTACATGGGACTCCTTGCGTTGGAGCCAACAATGGGTTGATTGGTTTGATATGGTATGGTTCCCTCACTGTATCCCCCGGCACTCGTTCCATGTACGGttaattttgaagaagaaactCTAGACTCAAGATAAACTAAGGCAATGGGATGTTAGTGGCTCCACTAACTTAAACCTGCTGTGTTGTTCTTTGTGCAAACGTGGTCCTGATTCTCATGAACACTTATTCTTCGAATGTGACTATTCTTCACAGATTTGGAACTTGGTACACCCTCTTGCTATGATTCAGCATGTTTCGTGCAGTTGGGAGAATATTTTGCAAGCTATTCTTGCTGATAATTCGAAATTAGCAAGAGTGGTTATTGGGAAATTACTTGTAGCTGCTACGGCATACTTTATATGGCAAGAGTGAAGCAACAGGTTATTTACCCTAAATGAAAGAATTGTTAATCAATTGCGGGACTTAAATCGTGTCAACTGTTAGATTGAAACTGGTGACCTTGAAGATCAAGAGGAAGACGCGAGGACGGAGCATTTTGGAAGCATGGAATATACCGAAGATGTAAGTTGGTTCGTGCTAACCAGTTAGGGCCGTACTACTTACTAGATTATGATGTATGCTGTATTTTCCACTTTGTCTTATCTAGCATGTTAAAGTAGTTGAGTACATGCTTTTAAGCATGTTAGTTTTGCTTGATATATGCATACGGCATGTCGTATGTATAAACTAATATGGTACTTCTGCCATATTACTTGTAATAACTGTTTTGGGTGATATATAAAAGCTTATCGGGGTTTAAATTCccctttaccaaaaaaaaatatgtataaaattgaTGATATCAGAGACTTAACTACCTTGTGAAAATAAGCAGAATTCGAATCCCCCACATTGAGCCAATCAACCTTTGCCTTTTGTTTGAGAAACCTTTCTTCATCGAGCAAAGCCTCAGTAAAGGCACTTAAATGAACCGCATGTTCCTATTTTAAAAGAGCATTGTGAGGTTCCTTATCTAAAGCTAATTGCACCTTATCAACCTTGTCATGTACATTACCGTAGTCACGTAGCAGCTTACGAAGTGGTTTCTTAGTAGCCTTAAGTTTTCGAACCAAACAGTACATAGCATGCCCCGACACTTCCAATTTCCAAGCTTTAGCAACATCTTTAAACTTTGTTATATTAACCAGAAGAttagaaaacttaaaatgtttaGGTTTAAACTTCGTACTGCTGGTGTATGATCTGAAATTCTGTAGGGCTGAAAAAATAGCAGTCTATCCTACAAAAGTATCACAAAATTCCAAATTCGACATAATTCTATCAATCTTCTTGAATTGACCAACACCACCCCTAGGCTTTTGAATCCAAGTGTATTGCAAACCGAGCATAATAACATCAATAATACCAAGATCAACTACACACTCCATAAAATCACGCATGGCTATGTCAAGTAAAGAAGCACCTGAAGCCTTATCTATTAAACTCAAAGCAACATTAAAATCACCAAGTAATACCCACAGACAACTACGAACAAAGGACTTGTGTTTCAACAAATCAACCCAAAGAGAACGTCTAAGAATGTAAGAATTATGAGCATAGACAAAAGAACACAAAACCACCCTTTTAGTAACTTTAAAAATGACCTGAGTATGAATGACATTAACAACATCAGGATTCCAACCCAATATAATTTTAGCACCTTTATCACAATAACTACTATTTGAAATCCAATGCCACTTCCAAAAGACTTTAGCACATATATCATGGAGCTTGTCAGAAGTCACATGTGATTCCAAAACCGCACACATACACAATTGATTATCAGAAATAACCTGCTGAACCTCTTTTTGTTTAGGGACTTGGTTCAAACCCCTAATATTCCATGCTGCAATATTAAACATTGGGAACCCAATCAGCAGGAGTGCTTTCCCCTATATCACCACCCGTTACCTTAACTGAAACATGTTCGTCATATATGTTTTCAACCTCATCATCTGAATCAGGCACACCAAAAGCCTTATTAAATTTCTGGATTGTATCCAATCCAGCCAAGTCTCCACCTGGGGCCGAAGAAGAAAGCCCACCATTTTCCCCACCTAAATCATCacctaaaacaaaaaatggGTTGCTAGTGCTGACAAGAGGGTTACTTGCCTTCTTCTGTGAACTACTACTAGCCTCTGAATTAATCACCGGCAATTTAGCACTACTAACAGGTGGTATAGCCagataaataatttttggtttAGGTTTATTTAGTTTAACACCCTCAATTCGTCTCTCCTGTTGAACAACCTTACCTTTTTGCCTTCTCCATGAAACCTAAACGAATCCCTCCTCATCTATAGACTTCTTGACTTGATTAGTATTACTAGACTTCTCGACTTGAATAGTCTTGCTAGATAATTTAGGACATTGATCACTTTCATGATTAAACACCTTGCATGTAGCGCAATGAGGCGGTTTCCATTGATACTCAATTTGAATAACTCGTTTCGAAAAACCATCTCCAACCAAATTAGGGATTCCAACAATCAATTCCGATTTAATATCATTTTCAACATCCAACTCGATAAGTGCCATTGCATAACTACTACGTCCCCATGATTCAGTACAAAGCCATTGGTCTTCCAATCTTGGTCGCCAACATGCTAAGTCCATCTTCATTAAAGATTACAAGTGGTATATTATGTAATTTGACCCATACAGGCAATTTTTTAACATCTGACATACTAAAATAGGGCGTCCATTCTTTTAGGAAAAGTGGCATTGAACGGATTAACCAAGGTCCTAATTCCAACACTTTATCCATCCCCGATTTCTCCTCaaatttaaagtaaaagaaacCTGATGAATTTATCATAACACGCTGAAACCCATATTTAGCCCAAGCATTCTTTACATAGTTTTCAACAACGGGATAAGCAAGTCGTTTTCCAAGAAAAAACCCAACCATAGCATATTTGCTATTAGCTGAAATAATAGTCTCTTTTGGAATAAGCAAATCAATACCCTCAATATTCGAGTATACCCTTAAAGAGCGAAAATTAACCTTCTTCTTGGTGATAGGCTCAGATTGCACAGCCTTATAATATGAGAAAGGCTTCTCCGGATCAGCCCCATCAGGCAATTTACTTACTTCAGCATCTTTACATTTATCTTCCACGCTTAGAGCAAATTCCACATGCTTTTTACCTTTATCAGATTTATCCTCTTCCAAACCATCCTTTTTAGCATCTTTCTGTGTCAAAATTGACGTCTCATTCTTATCAGCTAAAGGCGTCAAGCGGGATAACCATGCATTAGATAATCCTTTCCCTCATCATTTCCAGAATTGGGCGGAGCAATGAAATTCCCAAGATTCGTATTTTGCTCATCATTAAATTCAGAATTATGGTTTAAATTTGCCAATCCATCACCTGAATACGAACTAGAATCTGCCTTTTTCAAGACTCATGGATCTTCCGTATCGTTCAGCGGGTAACCATACTCATCAAGTCCAACGGACTGTACCTCCTTTACAGTTGCATGGGGAGTATCATTCATTCCTTCATTAGGATTTGGGACTGTCTCCTCATTCTTAATCTGCTGACCCTCCTTCAATTGCCCATCACAAGTAACATGATTAGTGGAATTACCACCACCTGTGCTCTGGGATTTCTTTGGACTcgaattctttttctttttattcgaACCCATGTTAAGTGTTCTTTCATTTATCCTGTTAAAACGTTCTTCAACTGCATCAATGTTGTAAATACTATCTCTCTTCACACAATACACATGAACAAGGAAAACAAATCAACCAATGACCAAGGAAACCACCAATCTAAATAAGCTAGcaacaaaaccctaaccctagaaaaccctaaattgTAAATCAATCACCTTAATCCCTTAACAAGTCCGGACTAATCTAGCTAAACTACACAAGGTAGCCGCGATTACAGACCAGGTAAGAAATCAGGAAAAAGAAATAACAAACTAGGGCTTGACGTTGAgtctttgagactttgagactagTGACTTTGAGATttggacttgagacttgagtactttgacttatatggTGTAACTCTGcacgttatatattgaacaaatacgtATTTTGGCTTAAAAGAAttgacaaaagacttatttcttcaactagactttttgacaaaaacctacaaactcaccagCCTTTGCGTTGGCACGTATTAGTATATTTTTCAGGTACTCAGACTAATCAGGGAAAAAGACTActatgctaggactggacttcggagatttatGCTCCATTgattattgtcagactttaaggctacatgccttggttTATTGCTTTATGGAtctggttgtaataagctattttagcactatTATGACTttaaactcatgtttttgggaatatatttactatattctacttcatttagcagtatctatgtaattccatgtcatgctatacttttcatgacacctcatgtttccgccaacgattgggtgttacagaatggtatcaaagccgtggttgtagagaattaggtggaaaagcctagactataacctaagaaccccgtaaagcatttacgataggaatcatagatgcattctagacgtgctaacgtcgcttatattttgagttcatatcctattgagacttattatccATGTGTTTATTTTATCTATGGTTGTCATTTGGTGACTGTGTACTTgtggtgactgtgtgctttcggtgttattgtgattatttatgtattttagagcaagatgaagtgatggcgctaCCTAGTATCGCATAACGATAGTgatagaaaagcctgatcaactgttctatgattaccgccatgccttgcgaccattattgacatcagtgattgcaattgtagtgagagtgtggtaaCTACCCTCagctgcttaatgggtgttggttaggtggagggttagccgctggtacaccctgtatacatacccgaccaatgcctagagagcataccagtaccgtgatccgaccttgcattagatgtactaggggtgtggagggttagccgctgatacaccctatatacatacaccactagtgcaacggatgtaggtgttagattcggatcacattttaactgcgatttggggttatatattattagtatatatatgtattgcattgacgTGGACAACATGACTAGTTTAAGTTCTAGATAGCAtcccttagaccataagacgagagagcttGCTGAGTGTAACATGGGACATAGATATTGACATTTTCAACCAATCTTCGCGACTAATGTTCTAGAGGTATACAAACGTGTGTGGAATAACGGTGAGATAAGAGCTACTGCAAACGAAGACGATTGCCGTGATTATTCAAGTAGACAATGTTATCCTAGCACGAAATGCGATGAATGAAGGGTTGACTAATAATGAAGCTGAGGATGCACAGTATGAGGAAGCAGTGAATGAAGAGACTAGTAAATACTATGAAGATGCTGACGAGAGAGTTCGTATTGGAAATGTACTAAGAAAGCCCATAAGTGGTGTGATATGTTTACTTACAAAAACTTCAAGATTTGTGGTGTGCAAGATTATGACGGCAAAAGTGGAGAAGTCAAGTTTATTCAAGGGTTAGATAGATGGAAGCTATGATTGGCATTAGTGGGTGTACTCCTGTTCAGAGGGTTATGTAAAAAATTCGTCAATTGGGATGTGCTGTCTTGGCGGAATGGTCAGTGTCGAGCCAGTGGCAGAGTAGTGGCCGAAGCGATGCCATGTTAAAGTTTTAAGGAGTTGTCGACGAGAAAATTCTGTATGGCAACTGAACTGATAAGATTATATCGAGAACTTTTGGAGCATAAGATGATTGCTGCTGATCATGTTGGTTACGCTACACATTTCAATGAATTGTCAAGGCTTGTTTCATATTTGGTTAATCCCGAGAACAAAGGAATCGAGAAAGTATCTTCGTAGGTTGTTCCCACAGGTTAGGTCGACTATGGTTGTTGTTCGTCCGCTTACCTTAGAAGAGGCTGTATTGATATCTGAGGTTGTGACTGATGATTTGGTTTAGTGTGTTGGGCGAAAGGTTCAAGTGGAAATTCATCCTAATCAACTATAGATTGTTGGACCGTCAAAATAGAGGCGATCAAGTTCAAGCTGCTAGAGGTCGTACTTACGTACTAAATGCAACAGAGACTCATAACGATTCGATTGTTGTACAGGGAACTTCTTCTCCATGATCTTTATGCTACTGTTCTTTTGACTCGAGGGttgattatagttttgttgtGACTAGTTTCGTTTCCTTATTGAATATTAGACCGagtcttacatatatatatattgatgtacaAATGGTTAACTGGGAGCTAGTTAGACTAGACCGGGTCGTTCGTTCATGCACATTAGTTCTAATTGACTATGCTTTTgttattgacttagtaccttttgaaaaggggagttttgacgttattattggtatggactggatgtctttgTTCGTTGCGACGATACTAGGTAGTGCAAAAATTATTAGAATTcctttataacttttgatttagaAGATTAGGTTCCAAAAGGGTTGTAACTTTCACCATTTCTTATCTTTTTCATGGTCCATGAGAAATCAACGCTAAAGTTTTTCTACATAACCCATCTTCTTATCCTTACCTAATGGCGAGATACTAGGAATTAAGAGCGAGAGATCTGAGTCTTTTGAGGGTTGTGTTACGAGTGCGTCTGCAAATGAGGTTAGCTTGACCGATGTCCCTATCGTTCGTAACTATCTGGATGTTTTTCGTGATGATTTACCTAGTTTACCTCTGTCTCGATAACTTGATTTTCGTATTAGCCTTGTTCTTAACGTAACTCCAGTAGCAAAATTTCCTTATAGATTAGCGACGACTGAATTACAAGAGTTGGTCGTACAACTagaagaacttcaagacaaggGATTTGTTAGCCCTAGTTAGTCGCCGTGGAGAGCACGTGTTTTATTCGTCAAAGGGAAGGATGATTCCTTTTGTATGTGTATCGACTATCGTCAGCTGAATATGCTAACATTGAAGGACCGTTATCCCCTTCCTAGGACTGATGATCTATTCGATCAGTCCATGGTGCAAGGTGTTTCTCAAAGATCGACTTACGGTCAGGGTATCATCGATTACGTATACATGAGGATGACATACCAAAAACCGCTTTTAGGACAAGATATACAGACGATTCGAATTTACAGTGATGCcctttgtaacaccccgactaggcagaaaactcgggatgtaagataaagcacacgcgcacatggatgttacataggaaaagTTAAATGAGTTCATagattaaacataaatagtcgCTTACATAGTTCAAATCACAAATCATAGTTCCCAAACATAAATGTCAAACATAAGTTCTACATCATTCAAACAAATagtaagataagttcccacgcaggggaaacagttaggcatattgccatctaTCACATAAGAATGCAagcaaaactccaaatcctaaatcctgaagtctgctacaagtcccatgctaccaatcctagccacgatttgcttgattacctgaaaggaatacttaaaagagtcaacacaaaggttggtgagttcgtaggtttgagaaCATATATGTTTGCTTGAAATCTCATTTGAATCATAATAGTTTCCTTGAATAATTTCTTGATACATTCATCGTTTGAGTAAATAGTTTTATGCCGCTAAATGAGAATACACGAATAGTTGGTATGAAGTGGCATGACATGTTCATGTTACATAAGTATGAGTAGAgtataatcgtgcacttacagtcgacctggctagtatgtatATCGTGCACTTATGGTCATCGTCATGACCTGGCTAgtatatcaatcgtgcacttacagtcatcaacatgacatggctagtatatcaatcgtgcacttacagtcatcatcatgacatggctagtatgtatcattATCataaagtagtcaaatagccatcgAATAACCAAAGAAGGAAGTTACggcatatatgaaaaaaaaacacgtttgtattcctttcaccccaaagcataagtaaaaaggggctacgaagactcacagtgatctgctacaacgtagttctatgagcacagagtataagcacagatatagtaaaatatatctactcgaatccaagtatgtcttgatgtcaacctaatcacaaaccattgagcatagatggatacatgtattagttctcgtgattatttattcactaagtgtccttgatgtactgatgatttggttcactaaggatctttaaacgtttgactcaaaagtgtttttcatacactagactcgtaatgaacgtctttgaactcgcactcTGTTAAACAAGATTGAATATGTCttaattataccttaattagcgtttccttgtacatgatagacttggattacaactaagtataaaatctgatttttacaactaacgaaaatagggtttaaattcgtaaagtgtagctgaacgaagattaaattcgtaaggtgtagtTGAACGAAAATAgctttaagttcgtaaggtaTGCTtgaacgaaaatagactttaaattcgtaaggtgtatctgaacgaagataggattaaattcgtttgaggacttaagtttgtttggagatTAAGTTCGTTTGAGGGCTAAATTTGTAAGGTTTGGCTAAACGAATTTGACACTTAATTTCGTAAGTTTGGCTATCTTCGTTTGGAGCTAAAttcgtttgctaagttcgttttgaggcttaacttcgttttggaagacttaaattcgtttctaggatactaaattcgttttaagtgtttttaggacgaatttgagactgttctaacaaaaacgagggttttgaatattaaaaaatgtttacgacccaaatttgatcacgaaaaggttactaaacacttttagacacaaacccactaacttttaacacgatttttacaccaaaaatggaccaaatcatcaagaacatacacttgaaaagtaaacttttattttgatgaaaatctcaaaatttgttgttgttacctgaaaatcgatactagaaatatgttttgattatcacaaagaagctaaaaatgcaagaaatcttggtttaacaactcaaaatcaaatgatgaattttgtaggtgaagatggtgaatgtatgtgtgtgtttttagagagagagagaggtgagatggggagaaaatggtgaagaaatggaaaatggggttttctaacccttttatagtcttcccttaattaatgattctaataaatgtagggtctaaatgaaacattttcggactagaatttcttgaatacaaccGCTTACGACTTGAAACCTAATATTCTtgtcacaatagaccatagactcgtcttataatttaagatttaagattgaatagaccttcatgtgagcacatattcgaaactagaacatatcatggatttatttaaattatttctaaggcggttgttacaccCTTTGGATTAACTAACGCTCTGACAATtttcatggacttgatgaatagagtgtgtcGACCGTATTTGGACAAGTTTGTTATCGTGGTTAATGACGACAAAAGAGGAACATATTGAACACTTGAGAAAGGTAGTGAAGATGTTATGGAAGGAAAAACTGTATGGAAGGTTCTCCAAATGTGAATTCTGATTGAATGAGGTACACTTTTTAAGACATGTTGCGAGCAAGGATGGAACACATATAgatcctagcaagattgatTCAGTTAAGAATTGGAGAACGCCTGAGACGCCGACTGAGATTTGACAGTTTCTTGTTCTGGCGGGTTATTATAGAAGGttcattataaaaaatatatataaataaaaaaagataaaataaaataaattatgctGCCGCTAACACAGTTGACACAGAAAGACAGATTGTATATTAGAGGCGAGAAACAAGAAAACGCGTTTCAGATTTTGAAAGATAGGTTGTGCAATGCGCCGATTTTAAGTCTGCCTGAAGGATCAGATGATTTTGTAGtgtacttttttcttttacttcacAGAGCTTCTCATCTCCTGAAAGTTATTGAGTACAACGATGCATTGtgtcaaggattaggttgtgtcCTCATGCAAAAGGGCAAAATGATCGCGTACACTTCGCGACAATTAAAGGTTTATGGGAAGAACTACACaactcatgatttggagttaggagtagtggtttttgcattaaagtgcTGGAGGCACTAGTtgtatggaaccaagtgtgtaatctacacgAATTACAAAAGTTTGCTACATATAGCAGCAAGATCTGAAGATGATGTAAAGgagatggcttgagttacttAGTGTCTACGAttgtgacattcgttatcaTTTAAGAAAAGCTAATATAGTGGCTGACGCTCTAAGCCGTAAGGAAAGAATTAGACCTAGATGAGTACGTGTTATGAGTATCAAAGTGCAAAGAAGTGTTAGAGATCAGATTATAGAGGCACAGTCAGTGGTTGCTAGTGTTGAAGAACTTCTTAAGAAGGAATTAAGAGGTATTGAACAACATTTGGATAAAAGAGACGACGACGGCTTGTATTTTGTGGATAGACTATGGGTTCCTTTCACTGGTGATTTGAGAACATTGATCATGAACGAAGCTCATACTTCAATGTATTCGATACATCCGGGTGCTGATAAGGTGTACTATGACTTGCGTGAGTTGTATTGGTGGGCCGACATGTAGAAGGATGTTGCTGAGTTTGTAAGTCGATGCTTGGCGTGTTTATGAGTGAAAGCAGAACATCAGAAGCCTGTTGGATTAGTCAGACAATTAGAAATccctgaatggaagtgggattGTGtgactatggatttcattacaaACTACCCAGGACAAAGGAGAGTCgtgatatgatatgggtgatcgttgatagattgacaaagtctgctcatttcttGGCCATTCGTGAAAAAGGACCCCACCAAGAAATTGGTGAGAAAGTATGCAAAGGAAGTCGTGTCGAAGCATGGCGTACCGATTTCAATTATTTCGGACAAagatactcgctttaattctCAATTCTGGCGAGGGTTTCAGAAGGCCTTTGGGATAGAATAGATATGAGTACGGTGTACATCCTCAATCCGATGATCAGAGTGAATGTACAATTCTGACTTTAaaagacatgttgagagcctATGTCCTAGACTTTGGAGGTAACCAGGATGACCATCTACATTTAATAGAATGTTCTTATGATACACGAGAGTAGTAATACGGCacctttcaaggcattgtatggacaGAAA includes these proteins:
- the LOC122610308 gene encoding uncharacterized protein LOC122610308, which encodes MGNIQFCLDFPAAHAIFQPYRVSDHNPCVLKLDNVQRERPKAFNFANFLMHKEEFLNIPSYKQGNIHNRVAALREDLDRTQKAIDSDPGNEGLRKQEADILMNFKAAVLDEEQFLKQKVKIDWLEVGDSNTKYFHNSMKAKHHRSRIDKITDVHGIDHEGGEVPKALVAHYESFLGMPGLTTEFNSVGVFVNTLDSTKANMMIQAVTDDEIKSALFLSMTTKLWVRTVYKCINKIITNRIKGGLDDIIDINQSAFVSGRRISDNILLTQGLMHNYHREIGHPRCAFKVDIQKGYDTVDWKFLRAILIGFGFHTIMVDSIMTCVTSASFSLSINGNIYGFFKGERGLRQGDPMSPYLFTLVMEVLSLILKKAIRETGSFKFHNQCKKDQIINICFVDDLFLFARGDLASVKVLMEGLGVFTKASGLNQGLSKSTTFFCNIPDHVKHAVIGIMPFTEGQLPIRYLGVPLISSRLLHKDCKVLVERMEARISDWKNKSLSFARRLQLINSVLSSLHIYWASVFILPASIINDLEKKMRSFLWCQGPMSKGKAKVSWKDCCLPKNEGGLGSEWGWRKMLLMRDAICPHIKYYMGNGHSTSAWYDSWLPIGPLCKYISPREVTSARFSLEAKVSDLINNGSWLWPSAWSDLFPVLIGMNGPILNRDEEDTIFWIDKDGNEVSYSASSTWDSLRWSQQWVDWFDMIWNLVHPLAMIQHVSCSWENILQAILADNSKLARVVIGKLLVAATIETGDLEDQEEDARTEHFGSMEYTEDHVKVVEYMLLSMLVLLDICIRHVVCIN